The genomic stretch ATACGGAAGGTTTATCCATGGCATATTCCTATCTTTGATATTGCCTTTGGGTTTGGGCCGGTCCGCTTGCGGACCGTTCATTTTGAATGGGGCCGAAAGGTTTTATTCGCCGGAGGCTGCCTCCCGAAAAAACCATTTCATCATGGGGGGCGTTACGACCGTCGTGACCAGGATCACAACGACAATACAAGCGAACATGTCCTGGCTCAGCAGTTTGGATTCGATGCCGATCGCGGAAAGAATTAACGCCACTTCACCCCTGGACACCATGGCGGAGCCGATTCCCAGCGAGCTTTTCCGATTGAATCCGGCCAATTTGGCCCCGGCCGCCGCCCCGATGAATTTGGTAAGGATGGCGATAGCGCTTAAAAGAACAATCAGGCCCAGATTTTGCGCAATGCCGGAAAACTGCGCAGAAACGCCGATGGAGGCAAAAAATACGGGAACGAAGATCGAGTAGCTGATCGTTTCAACCTTTTCAAATACCTCGTGTTTGAAGTTCGTCGTGCTGATCGCCAAACCCGCCATATAGGCTCCGATGATCGCGGCAACCCCCGCGTATTCCGCGAAATAGGCGTAGACCAGGCAAATGATTAAAGCGGAAGAAATGACCGTCTCGGTCACCTGCAACGAGGAAAACTTTCTCAGGAACCAAGGGACGGCTTTCCAGCCTGCCAAAATGGCCGCCGCGAAAAATGCGATTTTCTTTAAAATGATTGCCGTGAAATGAACGTCCTCGCCGGCCATGCTCATCAGGAACGCCAAGGCGAGGATGACCGCCACATCGTCGATGACGACGGCGCCCAGGATGGCGGTCCCTGCGCGGCTCTTTAATTGATTCAGCTCTTTGAGGGCCTGGACCGAGATGCTTACGCTCGTCGCCGAAAGCAAAAGCCCCAGAAACCAGGACTGCAGCGTGGTGAGATTTAACAGGACCCCGGCCAGATAACCGAAAACCATCGGCATGATCATGCCGCCCAACCCTACGAAAGTCGCGGCTTTTCCGGTTTGTTTGAACCGTTCGATATCCGTTTCCAGCCCGGCGATGAACATCAGCAGGATCGCGCCGATTTGACTCAATTCGGCCAACGTTTCCGTCTCGTTGACCAATCCGAATACCGAGGGACCTAAAACGATCCCGATCAGGAGTTTGCCGAGGACGGACGGCTGCCCCAATCTTACGCTCAGACTGCCCGCCACTTTCGCTGCCGCCAAAATGATGGCTAACTGAAGGATCAACATGCAAACATCCCGCCTTTCCGAT from Caldibacillus debilis DSM 16016 encodes the following:
- a CDS encoding cation:proton antiporter, giving the protein MLILQLAIILAAAKVAGSLSVRLGQPSVLGKLLIGIVLGPSVFGLVNETETLAELSQIGAILLMFIAGLETDIERFKQTGKAATFVGLGGMIMPMVFGYLAGVLLNLTTLQSWFLGLLLSATSVSISVQALKELNQLKSRAGTAILGAVVIDDVAVILALAFLMSMAGEDVHFTAIILKKIAFFAAAILAGWKAVPWFLRKFSSLQVTETVISSALIICLVYAYFAEYAGVAAIIGAYMAGLAISTTNFKHEVFEKVETISYSIFVPVFFASIGVSAQFSGIAQNLGLIVLLSAIAILTKFIGAAAGAKLAGFNRKSSLGIGSAMVSRGEVALILSAIGIESKLLSQDMFACIVVVILVTTVVTPPMMKWFFREAASGE